In the Pygocentrus nattereri isolate fPygNat1 chromosome 19, fPygNat1.pri, whole genome shotgun sequence genome, one interval contains:
- the ndufa13 gene encoding NADH dehydrogenase [ubiquinone] 1 alpha subcomplex subunit 13 encodes MAASKVKQDMPPPGGYGPIDYKRNLPKRGFSGYTMFGIGVGIMAFGYWRLFKWNRERRRLHIEELEARIAILPLLQAEHDRRTLRMLRENLEEEAIIMKDVPGWKVGENVFHTDRWVTPLPEELFNLRPREELLHKKFGFLWYV; translated from the exons ATGGCCGCGTCCAAGGTGAAGCAGGACATGCCTCCTCCGGGAGGTTATGGACCGATTGATTACAAGCGAAATCTACCCAAAAGGGGGTTTTCTG GGTATACTATGTTTGGGATCGGTGTTGGGATAATGGCGTTTGGCTACTGGAGGCTCTTCAAATGGAACAGGGAGAGGAG GAGGTTGCACATTGAGGAGCTCGAGGCACGGATAGCTATACTGCCTCTGCTACAGGCTGAACATGACCGAAG GACGTTACGGATGCTTCGAGAGAATCTGGAGGAAGAAGCCATCATCATGAAGGATGTCCCTGGCTGGAAG GTGGGTGAGAACGTCTTCCACACAGATCGCTGGGTGACTCCCCTCCCAGAGGAACTCTTTAATCTTCGTCCCAGAGAGGAGCTTCTACACAAGAAGTTTGGCTTCCTGTGGTACGTGTAG
- the LOC108427199 gene encoding yjeF N-terminal domain-containing protein 3-like — protein MNHSSADPDCEPTEPLRYLSKEDAVAMETELLRDYRFGQQQLMEILGHACAVAIAKAFPLGTLNKRQPTVLVVCGPDKNGCIGLACARHLRVFEYMPTVFYPKRSAHSLHQDFTVQCERMDIPFLSYLPTEVQLINDAYNLIVDAVLGPETELGAVEEPFTSILLTLRGVKIPIASLDIPSGWDPDETSTDGLSPAVLISLMAPKRCALSFSGTHFLAGRFLPYDIQKKYDLNPPKFSGTDYIAELH, from the exons ATGaaccacagcagtgctgatccAGACTGTGAGCCCACAGAACCGCTGCGCTATCTCAG TAAAGAGGATGCAGTAGCCATGGAGACAGAGCTACTCAGGGACTATCGGTTTGGGCAGCAACAGCTGATGGAAATTTTGGGACATGCATGTGCTGTTGCTATCGCTAAG GCCTTTCCACTGGGCACTCTGAATAAGAGGCAGCCCACCGTGCTAGTGGTGTGTGGACCGGATAAGAATGGCTGTATCGGCCTCGCCTGCGCAAGACATTTGAGAGTGTTC GAGTACATGCCGACTGTGTTCTACCCAAAGCGCTCTGCCCACAGCCTTCATCAAGACTTcactgtgcagtgtgagagaaTGGACATCCCATTCCTGTCCTACCTGCCCACAGAG GTGCAGCTTATAAATGATGCGTACAACCTGATTGTTGATGCGGTGCTGGGTCCAGAGACGGAGCTAGGAGCAGTTGAAGAGCCCTTCACAAGCATCTTACTTACTCTCAGAGGAGTCAAAATCCCCATCGCCAGCCTTGACATCCCCTCAG GCTGGGACCCTGATGAAACCAGTACAGATGGTCTCAGCCCTGCTGTCCTCATCTCACTTATGGCACCAAAGAGGTGTGCCCTCAGTTTCTCTGGAACACATTTCCTTGCTGGACGTTTCCTGCCCTATGACATTCAGAAGAAATATGATCTTAATCCACCTAAGTTCTCTGGTACAGACTATATTGCTGAGCTACATTAA
- the cirbpa gene encoding cold inducible RNA binding protein a isoform X2 yields MSDEGKLFIGGLSFDTTEQSLEEAFSKYGVITNVHVARNRETNRSRGFGFVTFENPDDAKDALEGMNGKSVDGRAIRVDEAGKGGGSRSGGGGYRGGGGRGGGGFFRGGRGRGGPRGGGGYGGGDRSYGGGDRGYGSGDRSYGGDRSYGGGGGGYKSGGYSSGGGGDYNRDRGSGYGDRGGSYRDGYDRYGDW; encoded by the exons ATGTCGGACGAGGGGAAGCTTTTTATTGGAGGCCTCAGCTTCGACACAACAGAGCAGTCGCTGGAAGAAGCCTTCTCCAAGTATGGCGTGATCACAAACG TCCATGTTGCCAGAAACCGGGAGACAAACAGGTCGCGGGGTTTTGGCTTTGTTACGTTTGAGAACCCTGACGATGCAAAAGATGCCCTGGAGGGAATGAATGGAAAA TCTGTGGACGGCAGGGCGATCCGTGTGGATGAAGCAGGGAAAGGAGGTGGTAGCCGATCTGGTGGTGGTGGATACAGGGGtggtggaggaagaggaggtggTGGATTCTtcagaggaggaagagggagaggtgGACCACGAG GTGGAGGAGGTTATGGTGGTGGGGACAGGAGTTATGGAGGAGGAGACAGGGGGTATGGCAGTGGTGATCGTAGTTATGGTGGGGATCGGAGctatggtggaggaggaggtggcTACAAGAGTGGAGGCTACTCTTCTGGTGGGGGTGGAGACTACAACAGAGACCG GGGTTCTGGCTATGGAGATCGTGGGGGCTCCTACAGAGATGGCTATGACCGCTATGGTG ACTGGTGA
- the cirbpa gene encoding cold inducible RNA binding protein a isoform X1 translates to MSDEGKLFIGGLSFDTTEQSLEEAFSKYGVITNVHVARNRETNRSRGFGFVTFENPDDAKDALEGMNGKSVDGRAIRVDEAGKGGGSRSGGGGYRGGGGRGGGGFFRGGRGRGGPRGGGGYGGGDRSYGGGDRGYGSGDRSYGGDRSYGGGGGGYKSGGYSSGGGGDYNRDRGSGYGDRGGSYRDGYDRYGAAHE, encoded by the exons ATGTCGGACGAGGGGAAGCTTTTTATTGGAGGCCTCAGCTTCGACACAACAGAGCAGTCGCTGGAAGAAGCCTTCTCCAAGTATGGCGTGATCACAAACG TCCATGTTGCCAGAAACCGGGAGACAAACAGGTCGCGGGGTTTTGGCTTTGTTACGTTTGAGAACCCTGACGATGCAAAAGATGCCCTGGAGGGAATGAATGGAAAA TCTGTGGACGGCAGGGCGATCCGTGTGGATGAAGCAGGGAAAGGAGGTGGTAGCCGATCTGGTGGTGGTGGATACAGGGGtggtggaggaagaggaggtggTGGATTCTtcagaggaggaagagggagaggtgGACCACGAG GTGGAGGAGGTTATGGTGGTGGGGACAGGAGTTATGGAGGAGGAGACAGGGGGTATGGCAGTGGTGATCGTAGTTATGGTGGGGATCGGAGctatggtggaggaggaggtggcTACAAGAGTGGAGGCTACTCTTCTGGTGGGGGTGGAGACTACAACAGAGACCG GGGTTCTGGCTATGGAGATCGTGGGGGCTCCTACAGAGATGGCTATGACCGCTATGGTG CTGCACACGAGTAA